One Metamycoplasma canadense DNA segment encodes these proteins:
- a CDS encoding GA module-containing protein encodes MKKSTKRKIIKALVISSIVSLVSTTATLVINLNKLSNEEIKKIISDIELETKKNNDEINLLDANYNSVDTLKIAIENALKNLEIFKKSLTLLNKEDYLKYEKIQLVLNNLKQSISNLETKIETSKIRLNQNIKNLDNVVQNAKQTSEKAIQRLESTSIINVPGLNEANLELQNALREVEEAKKQAKDSKNHIDNLVKISQKVQKADQKVKKLIKESEGLTKEQLKDRQIEEIENHINLLNVKIDNSNKENLSLTEIKKLIDVFEKTLPVAIDAKDYIKRFDDEDLLNKNSELEKVILEAEEVLKTLKQKEENLKNKINESLLNIEQKENDSKSKINLSQDFDTLENEFNEANLRLLNEIKNLKNQIENSDFEEAKNKLVEIENKNKQNNENSLNKLKQIVLDDLNLAKYLTEEQTSEFKKIINNTKNPTELKDISKKIKLDNEKAKEILELNKYRNEVKNLLNSENIHLSQDQKNSFNLLLDQENDRQKIDKIKKDFELENKKINAIKEIEELFKNESDKKSGFEEQINKQTDIDEIDAILFEAKGEQIKVLISKAKANVNKLNWIGDKEKGLVKKEFDNLKTENQIQFNLKEIEQKNIDKETLFNSKIKNSEEFEESYIDKIKNDFINEIDKQKYITIQEEFTKLEESKKQIKQRIEKELNFLGDLDKNKFISDLKPKTDLIETKKIEQNASELNSFKQNLIENLKKLSNLEIQEKNEAENKIKNAISKAAAQQIYDDLLLKSQKESIKKELDTLEDLGSDKQKLLSSIATSKNKQDLDTILKNAKEKNDLNKHKKETINNIKKLNLISEDKKRKYEEEINKQVNKNGVSSVFKQAEELNNYKKGKEANNLNLNEIWNETTKKEFNKKLVESETKEKVDSLLEEYSNWNKKVVDAKSEIQNLNNLSQEEKDNFKNQLKGKNEKEIQPIIDNARELDNLEKSKKRVSEIDKLEYLTKSEKNDFKQSIESKNEISDIEKELENARNLNESKKRYADEIEKLSLISNKQKKQGIANIKQKIGIEEAKNEYEILKLLNDKKEQLKQEIDSSIKLTQKNKQDLIQKLKLKENNDQIENLRIQKNNQEKELEKNNQLIGSLNNIKNKIKQISKEDNLEINNILSSLTDFITKNQVNKNDDTYENLINKNKVLENNTQLKFDEFNKKMLNIFSKGNEIIFKTENLHKKDKLLSLQKELENTLDTYEKIKNDFLLIIGNNKIKLNEYQKNLDKAEEVKETIKERIKITDLYNTLQDKINTTDYLPKYLKKIYLAEVDSHLAQPTANEVEFQLLNSKIEEDIEKNKKNKDDFNDKIKNLKNNVDLLKRPVNSRREIKHHKEISKKFNDLAERYEKNYDEYFEDPNRNEESLYPWVNMANTSLEIYSKPYKEILEYINSDKAYLESDKRKAWDFFESKTHEIREKLLSDSSDYGYIEVNKKRLIEDPIKETKKFIFESAINQLLDKNVIDKNGKWTYNFDIYSKNNSDDINTISIRNIQKLIPGYPKLQVKFNTAGINYFSSVAHGHGVNYIKGKRIHANYEFSSGDEDNFVVRSENSIINYFKK; translated from the coding sequence ATGAAAAAATCTACAAAGAGGAAAATAATAAAGGCCTTGGTGATTTCTTCTATTGTTAGCTTAGTTAGTACAACAGCTACTTTAGTTATAAATTTAAATAAATTAAGTAATGAAGAAATTAAAAAAATTATTTCAGATATTGAATTAGAAACTAAAAAAAATAATGATGAAATAAACCTTTTAGATGCAAATTATAATTCAGTTGATACTTTAAAAATCGCTATTGAAAACGCCTTAAAAAATCTAGAAATTTTTAAAAAGTCACTTACCCTTTTAAACAAGGAAGATTATTTAAAATATGAAAAAATTCAATTGGTATTAAATAATTTAAAACAAAGTATTAGTAATTTAGAAACTAAAATTGAAACTTCAAAAATAAGATTAAATCAAAATATAAAAAATCTAGACAACGTTGTTCAAAATGCGAAACAAACCTCGGAAAAAGCTATCCAAAGATTAGAAAGTACATCAATAATTAATGTGCCGGGGTTAAACGAAGCTAATCTTGAATTGCAAAACGCTTTAAGAGAAGTCGAAGAAGCCAAAAAGCAAGCTAAAGATTCAAAAAATCATATTGATAATTTAGTAAAAATTAGTCAAAAAGTTCAAAAAGCTGACCAAAAAGTTAAAAAACTAATTAAAGAATCTGAAGGATTAACAAAAGAACAATTAAAAGATAGACAAATTGAGGAAATCGAAAACCACATCAATTTATTAAATGTAAAAATTGATAATTCAAATAAGGAAAATTTATCTTTAACTGAAATTAAGAAATTAATCGATGTTTTTGAAAAAACATTGCCAGTTGCAATTGATGCAAAAGATTATATTAAACGCTTCGATGATGAAGATTTATTAAATAAAAACAGTGAGTTAGAAAAAGTTATTTTGGAAGCTGAAGAAGTTTTAAAAACTTTAAAACAAAAAGAAGAAAATTTAAAAAATAAAATTAACGAAAGTTTATTGAATATTGAACAAAAAGAAAATGATTCTAAATCTAAAATTAATTTAAGCCAAGATTTTGATACTTTAGAAAATGAATTTAATGAAGCTAATTTGCGTCTTTTAAATGAAATTAAAAATCTTAAAAATCAAATTGAAAATAGTGACTTTGAAGAAGCAAAAAATAAACTTGTCGAAATTGAAAATAAAAATAAGCAAAACAATGAAAACTCATTAAACAAACTAAAACAAATAGTTTTAGATGATTTAAATTTAGCAAAATATTTAACCGAAGAGCAAACATCTGAATTTAAAAAAATAATAAATAACACTAAAAATCCAACAGAATTAAAAGATATTTCTAAAAAAATAAAATTAGATAATGAAAAAGCCAAAGAAATACTTGAATTAAACAAGTATAGAAACGAAGTTAAAAACTTACTTAACTCTGAAAATATACATTTATCACAAGACCAAAAAAACAGTTTTAATTTATTATTAGATCAAGAAAACGATCGCCAAAAAATCGATAAAATTAAAAAAGATTTTGAACTTGAAAATAAAAAAATAAATGCAATTAAAGAAATTGAAGAATTATTTAAAAATGAGTCAGATAAAAAATCTGGATTTGAAGAACAAATTAATAAACAAACCGACATCGATGAAATCGATGCGATTTTATTCGAAGCAAAAGGCGAACAAATCAAGGTTTTAATTTCAAAAGCTAAAGCAAATGTTAATAAATTAAATTGAATTGGAGATAAAGAAAAAGGTTTAGTTAAAAAAGAATTTGATAATTTAAAAACTGAAAATCAAATACAATTTAACCTTAAAGAAATTGAGCAAAAAAATATCGATAAAGAAACATTGTTTAATTCTAAAATTAAGAATTCAGAAGAATTTGAAGAATCTTATATAGATAAAATAAAAAATGATTTTATTAATGAAATCGATAAACAAAAATATATAACAATTCAAGAAGAATTTACAAAATTAGAAGAATCTAAAAAACAAATCAAACAAAGAATAGAAAAAGAATTAAATTTCTTAGGTGATTTAGATAAAAATAAATTTATTAGTGATCTAAAACCTAAAACAGATTTAATTGAAACAAAGAAAATTGAGCAAAATGCTTCAGAACTTAATTCTTTTAAACAAAATTTAATTGAGAATCTTAAAAAACTTTCTAATTTAGAAATTCAAGAAAAAAATGAGGCTGAAAATAAAATTAAAAATGCTATCTCGAAGGCCGCAGCACAACAAATTTATGATGACTTATTATTAAAATCTCAAAAAGAAAGCATTAAAAAAGAATTAGATACCTTAGAAGATTTAGGCAGTGATAAGCAAAAACTTTTATCTTCAATCGCTACTTCAAAAAACAAGCAAGATTTAGATACAATTCTTAAAAACGCTAAGGAAAAAAACGATTTAAATAAACACAAGAAAGAAACAATAAATAATATTAAAAAATTAAATTTAATTTCTGAAGACAAAAAGAGAAAATATGAAGAAGAAATTAATAAACAAGTTAATAAAAACGGAGTTTCTTCAGTGTTTAAACAAGCTGAAGAGTTAAATAATTACAAAAAAGGAAAAGAAGCTAATAATTTAAATTTAAATGAAATTTGAAATGAAACAACCAAAAAAGAATTTAATAAAAAATTAGTAGAATCTGAAACAAAAGAAAAAGTAGACAGTCTGCTTGAAGAATATTCAAATTGAAATAAAAAAGTTGTCGATGCTAAAAGCGAAATTCAAAATTTAAATAATTTATCACAAGAAGAAAAAGATAATTTTAAAAATCAACTTAAAGGCAAAAACGAAAAAGAAATTCAACCTATTATTGATAACGCACGTGAACTAGATAATTTAGAAAAATCTAAAAAAAGAGTTTCTGAAATTGATAAATTAGAATATTTAACTAAATCTGAAAAAAATGACTTTAAACAATCTATTGAAAGCAAAAATGAAATATCAGATATTGAAAAAGAACTAGAAAATGCAAGAAACCTTAATGAATCAAAAAAGAGATATGCTGATGAAATAGAAAAATTATCACTTATTTCTAATAAACAAAAAAAACAAGGAATTGCAAATATAAAACAAAAAATTGGCATCGAAGAAGCTAAAAACGAATATGAAATTTTAAAACTACTAAATGATAAAAAAGAACAATTAAAACAAGAAATTGATTCATCAATTAAATTAACTCAAAAAAACAAGCAAGATTTAATCCAAAAATTAAAATTAAAAGAAAATAATGACCAAATTGAAAACTTAAGAATTCAAAAAAATAATCAAGAAAAAGAATTAGAAAAAAATAATCAATTAATTGGTTCATTAAATAATATTAAAAATAAAATAAAACAAATTTCTAAGGAAGATAATTTAGAAATTAATAACATATTATCTTCTTTAACCGATTTTATAACAAAAAATCAAGTAAATAAGAATGACGATACATACGAAAATTTAATTAATAAAAATAAAGTTTTAGAAAATAATACGCAATTAAAATTTGATGAATTTAATAAAAAGATGTTAAATATATTTTCAAAAGGAAATGAAATTATATTCAAAACAGAAAATTTACATAAAAAAGATAAGCTACTTAGTTTACAAAAAGAGCTTGAAAATACTTTAGACACATACGAAAAAATAAAAAATGATTTTTTATTAATTATTGGAAATAATAAGATTAAATTAAATGAATATCAAAAAAATCTAGATAAAGCTGAAGAAGTTAAAGAAACAATTAAAGAGCGTATTAAAATAACCGATTTATATAATACTTTACAAGATAAAATTAATACAACCGATTATTTACCAAAATATTTAAAAAAAATATATTTAGCTGAAGTTGATTCTCATTTGGCACAACCTACTGCTAATGAAGTAGAATTCCAATTATTAAATTCCAAAATTGAAGAAGATATTGAAAAAAATAAAAAAAATAAAGATGATTTTAACGATAAAATAAAAAATTTAAAAAATAATGTTGATCTTTTAAAACGTCCTGTTAATAGCAGACGTGAAATAAAACATCATAAAGAAATATCAAAAAAATTTAATGATTTAGCTGAAAGATATGAAAAAAATTACGATGAATATTTTGAAGACCCAAATAGAAATGAAGAATCTTTATATCCTTGAGTTAATATGGCAAATACATCTTTAGAAATATATTCAAAACCATATAAAGAAATTTTAGAATATATTAATTCTGATAAGGCATACTTAGAATCTGATAAAAGAAAAGCTTGAGATTTTTTTGAAAGTAAAACTCACGAAATTAGAGAAAAATTATTAAGTGATAGTTCAGATTATGGCTATATTGAAGTCAATAAAAAACGTTTAATAGAAGATCCAATAAAAGAAACTAAGAAATTTATTTTTGAAAGTGCTATAAATCAATTGCTTGATAAGAATGTAATAGATAAAAATGGAAAATGGACATATAATTTTGATATTTATTCAAAGAATAATTCAGATGATATAAATACAATTTCTATTAGAAATATTCAAAAACTTATTCCGGGTTATCCAAAATTACAAGTAAAATTTAATACTGCCGGCATAAATTATTTTTCATCAGTAGCGCATGGGCATGGGGTAAATTATATAAAAGGAAAGAGAATTCATGCAAATTATGAATTTAGTAGTGGTGATGAAGATAATTTTGTAGTTAGAAGTGAAAACAGCATAATAAACTATTTTAAAAAATAA
- a CDS encoding thioredoxin family protein, producing the protein MYKKLLKNELNNQHLNGKAIVAFRAVWCPPCQMIEPELKRLTEENEDINVFDFDVDQNIEFAREMGVSSIPSLFYYKNGSLINSTKGYMPAEELKKQLEK; encoded by the coding sequence ATGTATAAAAAATTATTAAAAAATGAATTAAACAATCAACACTTAAACGGCAAGGCGATTGTAGCTTTTAGAGCTGTTTGATGCCCTCCTTGCCAAATGATCGAACCTGAATTAAAACGTTTAACTGAAGAAAATGAAGATATTAATGTTTTTGATTTTGATGTAGACCAAAACATTGAATTTGCACGTGAAATGGGTGTTTCAAGTATTCCATCATTATTCTACTATAAAAATGGTAGTCTAATTAATTCAACAAAGGGTTATATGCCAGCTGAAGAATTAAAAAAACAACTAGAAAAATAA
- a CDS encoding Cof-type HAD-IIB family hydrolase, with protein sequence MINFKPKAYFTDLDGTLLDLPKTKESISKDNLNILKQKNDNGIPFIIATGRYASDFVLDLAKKANSPYVICQNGGLIVDNTGKILIKHEIKKDTVMQITEILKEKKLFFIFNSGNIIYGTASKLRIFRPWIKKLEQKTYDEIPQITNLTKIITFGTSKKNIKKLVDELSEKFKNISLHIVSKGYAIEINDINANKGRGIEFVSKLLNINPKDAVHFGDSGNDTSTIPYVGAFIAMKNSLKNIKVQASWVAPSYKKSGVAKAIKIIENSFK encoded by the coding sequence ATGATTAATTTTAAACCAAAAGCTTATTTTACAGATTTAGATGGCACTCTTTTAGACTTACCAAAAACTAAAGAAAGTATTAGTAAAGATAATTTAAATATTCTTAAGCAAAAAAATGATAATGGAATACCTTTTATAATTGCTACTGGTCGTTATGCATCAGATTTTGTGCTAGATCTAGCAAAAAAAGCAAATTCACCTTATGTCATTTGTCAAAATGGTGGTCTTATTGTTGACAACACAGGAAAAATTTTAATTAAACATGAAATTAAAAAAGATACAGTTATGCAAATAACTGAAATCCTAAAAGAAAAAAAATTATTCTTTATTTTTAATAGTGGCAATATTATTTATGGAACAGCATCAAAATTAAGAATTTTTAGACCTTGAATTAAAAAATTAGAACAAAAAACATACGATGAAATTCCACAAATAACTAATTTAACAAAAATAATTACTTTTGGAACCAGCAAAAAAAACATTAAAAAATTAGTTGATGAATTATCTGAAAAATTTAAAAATATTTCTTTACATATCGTTTCTAAGGGATACGCAATAGAAATAAACGATATTAATGCTAACAAAGGAAGGGGTATTGAATTTGTTTCAAAACTTCTAAACATAAATCCAAAAGATGCTGTACATTTTGGCGATTCAGGAAATGATACATCTACCATACCTTACGTTGGGGCTTTTATAGCAATGAAAAATTCCTTAAAAAATATTAAAGTTCAAGCTTCTTGAGTAGCTCCTTCATATAAAAAATCTGGAGTTGCTAAAGCTATTAAAATTATCGAAAATTCATTTAAATAA